The following coding sequences are from one Candidatus Nitrosopumilus sp. SW window:
- the trxB gene encoding thioredoxin-disulfide reductase: protein MMAADSGATVLETNDDNPKMPDKKKTKFDVIIIGAGPSGYTAGIYCSRAGYDTLILSGILPGGQLVNTTEVENYPGFENGIMGPDLMIDMRKQSQRMGTTIIDDEAVDVDFRRKPLKVLTASEEYEGRAVIIATGANPRKLGLEGEETFGGKGVSYCATCDGPFFRNQELIVVGGGDSAIEEATFLTKFATTVHVVHRRNELRASKVMQERALSNEKIKFHWDSAVIDIKGDQKMQQAVLKNLKTNEESTLDVGGLFVAIGHEPNTKLFKNQIELDEEGYVVLKNKTHTNVEGVFAAGDVHDRNYRQAITAAAFGCMAAIDVDKYLTESADKQE, encoded by the coding sequence ATGATGGCAGCAGATTCAGGTGCAACAGTACTTGAAACAAATGATGATAATCCAAAAATGCCAGATAAAAAGAAAACAAAATTTGATGTCATAATAATTGGAGCAGGTCCATCAGGATATACTGCAGGAATTTATTGTTCCCGAGCAGGTTATGACACATTAATTTTATCAGGAATATTACCAGGAGGGCAACTAGTAAACACAACAGAGGTTGAAAATTATCCAGGATTTGAGAACGGAATTATGGGTCCAGATTTGATGATAGATATGCGAAAACAATCTCAAAGAATGGGTACTACCATAATTGATGATGAAGCAGTAGATGTAGATTTTAGACGTAAACCACTCAAAGTGTTAACAGCATCAGAAGAATATGAAGGCCGTGCAGTCATAATTGCAACAGGAGCTAATCCTAGAAAACTAGGATTGGAAGGAGAAGAAACTTTTGGTGGAAAAGGGGTTTCATATTGTGCAACATGTGATGGTCCATTCTTTAGAAATCAAGAATTAATTGTAGTTGGCGGAGGGGATTCGGCCATAGAAGAAGCAACTTTTCTAACAAAATTTGCAACAACTGTTCATGTGGTTCATAGAAGAAATGAATTACGTGCAAGTAAAGTTATGCAAGAAAGAGCATTAAGTAATGAAAAGATAAAATTCCATTGGGATTCAGCTGTAATAGATATCAAAGGAGATCAGAAAATGCAACAAGCAGTATTGAAAAATCTCAAAACAAATGAAGAATCAACGTTAGATGTGGGAGGACTCTTTGTTGCAATTGGACATGAACCAAATACAAAATTATTCAAAAATCAAATTGAATTGGATGAGGAAGGTTATGTTGTATTAAAAAATAAAACGCATACTAATGTCGAAGGTGTTTTTGCCGCAGGTGATGTGCATGACAGAAACTACAGACAAGCAATTACAGCTGCAGCATTTGGTTGCATGGCAGCAATTGATGTGGACAAATATCTAACAGAAAGTGCAGACAAACAAGAATGA
- a CDS encoding universal stress protein, which translates to MVIKTKKILVPLDGSKNSIRGLDMAIHIARQSHGVIVALSVKSVPGIYAIHPLGFLDFNSSKELKKTLDDAKLRAAKKGIKLISKALSGDPGYDIARFANNKKNGIDLVVIGARGRSSAKELFLGSVSNYVLHKSKKPVLVVK; encoded by the coding sequence ATGGTCATTAAAACTAAGAAAATCTTGGTGCCTCTTGATGGTTCAAAGAATTCTATTCGAGGTTTAGATATGGCTATTCACATAGCAAGACAATCTCATGGAGTAATTGTTGCTTTAAGCGTAAAATCTGTTCCTGGAATTTATGCTATTCATCCACTAGGATTTTTAGATTTTAACTCTTCAAAAGAATTGAAAAAAACTCTTGATGATGCAAAACTACGAGCTGCAAAAAAAGGGATTAAGTTAATTTCAAAGGCATTGTCTGGTGATCCTGGATATGATATTGCACGATTTGCAAATAATAAAAAAAATGGAATTGATTTAGTTGTAATTGGGGCTCGTGGAAGAAGTTCTGCAAAAGAATTGTTCTTGGGTAGTGTTTCAAATTATGTCTTGCATAAGTCCAAAAAACCAGTCCTTGTTGTGAAATGA
- a CDS encoding universal stress protein — MFKNILIPFDLSAHSTRAFKVAVDLAKKYDSKLTLLTCLEGDAWHHKYYDSRADSELIKKQKKVSQKHLEKLEEIAEKNNVSVKSHILKSKSVVNDIVVFAKSRKYDLIVIGSHGRTGLDKVLLGSVANGVSQKAKCPVLIVK; from the coding sequence TTGTTTAAGAATATTTTGATTCCTTTTGATTTATCTGCTCATTCTACTCGAGCTTTTAAGGTTGCAGTTGATCTTGCAAAAAAATATGATTCAAAACTTACGCTACTAACTTGTCTTGAAGGTGATGCTTGGCATCACAAATATTATGATTCTAGAGCTGATTCAGAATTAATTAAAAAACAAAAAAAAGTTTCTCAAAAACATCTTGAAAAACTAGAAGAGATTGCTGAAAAAAATAATGTCTCTGTAAAATCCCATATTTTAAAATCAAAATCTGTTGTAAATGATATTGTTGTATTTGCAAAATCTAGAAAATATGATCTTATTGTAATTGGTTCTCATGGGAGAACTGGATTAGATAAGGTTCTTTTAGGCAGTGTTGCAAATGGTGTTTCTCAAAAAGCAAAGTGTCCAGTTCTTATAGTAAAATAA
- a CDS encoding sulfurtransferase TusA family protein, whose product MSESTEKKLDATGLFCPEPVFRTKIEIERMQVGETLTVSADDPAAEDDISRWVTRQGHELLDMSKDGNVITFQIKKVK is encoded by the coding sequence ATGTCTGAATCAACAGAAAAAAAATTAGATGCTACTGGATTATTTTGCCCAGAACCTGTTTTTAGGACCAAAATTGAAATTGAAAGAATGCAGGTAGGTGAAACATTAACTGTTTCTGCAGATGATCCTGCAGCTGAAGATGATATCTCTAGATGGGTAACAAGACAAGGTCATGAATTACTAGATATGTCTAAAGATGGAAATGTAATTACATTTCAAATTAAAAAGGTGAAATAA
- a CDS encoding CBS domain-containing protein: MNIKKSNLTKILTKPITVGPNSTLVKVRESLLKNKVKRLVVVDKKKPIAVITEKDIAKKIYELGNKPIKSVLAKNFKPKKLFTLTRENTVSECAKMMKKHRISVVIILNEDKTLGGIVTKTDLVKIFLTKGSESLKVSQVMKKDLITASPSDPILHVESLLLKYGISRVVIKRNEKPVGIITFRDFVPAKIPQWIAESADPKEVEEYKFKKGLEEGHANQMSYLFPFHATDIMASKPITIEADKEIRAAITLMIKHDISGLPVVKNSKLVGIITKSDIVSVLAS, encoded by the coding sequence ATGAACATAAAAAAATCAAATTTAACAAAAATCTTAACAAAACCAATCACAGTAGGACCTAATTCAACACTCGTTAAAGTGCGAGAGTCATTACTTAAGAATAAAGTCAAAAGATTGGTGGTGGTAGATAAAAAAAAGCCCATTGCAGTAATTACAGAAAAAGACATTGCAAAGAAAATTTATGAGTTAGGAAACAAACCAATCAAATCAGTACTTGCAAAAAATTTCAAACCAAAAAAACTATTCACGCTAACTAGAGAAAACACAGTTAGTGAATGTGCAAAAATGATGAAAAAACACAGAATCAGTGTTGTTATAATTTTAAATGAAGATAAAACACTTGGAGGAATTGTCACCAAAACAGATCTAGTCAAAATATTCTTGACAAAAGGTTCTGAATCACTCAAAGTCTCTCAAGTAATGAAGAAGGATTTGATAACTGCATCTCCAAGTGACCCCATACTACATGTCGAAAGTTTGTTGTTAAAATACGGAATATCCAGAGTGGTGATTAAAAGAAATGAAAAACCCGTTGGAATCATAACATTCAGAGATTTTGTACCTGCAAAAATACCACAATGGATAGCAGAATCAGCAGATCCGAAGGAAGTAGAAGAGTACAAATTCAAAAAAGGATTAGAAGAAGGTCACGCCAATCAAATGAGTTACCTTTTTCCATTCCATGCCACAGACATTATGGCTTCAAAACCAATCACAATTGAGGCAGATAAAGAAATCAGAGCAGCAATAACACTTATGATCAAACACGACATCAGTGGATTACCAGTTGTTAAGAATTCAAAATTGGTTGGAATTATAACAAAATCAGATATTGTAAGTGTATTAGCTAGTTGA
- the serB gene encoding phosphoserine phosphatase SerB — protein MLVIFDVEGVLYDEEYLPILAEKLNKQDEIWAITKQGIQGKINWEEGLRTRVAALKGLDEKTCQEVSDELPIMTGAKEACRALKAAGWKLMAVSGGFTLMMDRLKEELGLDYVYSNELIFKDGKLDGVKINVDSDKSKSARIKIEEWGEKKENIVCVVDGANDVKLFDICGLGIAYRAQDLVKDLATTTLEEKDLSKILDIINKHYKLELEAPTPA, from the coding sequence TTGTTAGTAATTTTTGATGTTGAAGGTGTATTGTATGATGAAGAATATCTTCCTATTCTTGCAGAAAAACTGAATAAACAAGATGAAATTTGGGCAATCACAAAACAAGGAATTCAGGGAAAAATTAACTGGGAAGAAGGACTTCGAACCCGCGTTGCTGCTCTAAAAGGTCTTGATGAAAAAACATGTCAAGAAGTGTCAGATGAATTGCCTATCATGACTGGTGCAAAGGAAGCATGTAGAGCATTAAAGGCTGCTGGTTGGAAGTTGATGGCTGTTTCAGGTGGATTCACCTTGATGATGGACAGATTAAAAGAAGAATTAGGATTGGATTATGTTTATTCAAACGAGTTAATTTTCAAAGATGGTAAACTTGATGGAGTAAAAATCAATGTTGATTCAGATAAATCAAAATCTGCCCGAATCAAAATTGAAGAATGGGGTGAAAAGAAAGAAAATATTGTCTGTGTTGTAGATGGGGCAAATGATGTTAAATTATTTGATATTTGTGGATTGGGAATTGCATACCGTGCACAAGATTTGGTAAAAGATTTGGCAACTACTACTTTGGAAGAAAAAGATCTTTCAAAAATTTTGGATATTATTAACAAACATTACAAATTAGAACTAGAAGCTCCAACCCCTGCATAA
- a CDS encoding cyclic nucleotide-binding/CBS domain-containing protein encodes MDNTFVNQVMSKNVLTAEKSTSLQDAAQEMNRLNVGCVIVMDESNPIGIVTERDFVTKVAAEGRPLFTEISEVMSSPLITIEPEETIWEASEIMKEKLIHKLPVMEKERIVGIITTSDIVRISSVGSDSQMRKICDQILMRMKDD; translated from the coding sequence ATGGACAACACATTTGTCAATCAAGTAATGAGTAAAAATGTACTAACAGCGGAAAAATCAACATCATTACAAGATGCAGCACAAGAAATGAATCGACTCAATGTCGGTTGTGTTATTGTTATGGACGAATCCAACCCAATCGGGATTGTTACTGAAAGAGATTTTGTAACAAAAGTTGCAGCCGAAGGAAGACCATTATTTACTGAAATTTCAGAAGTGATGTCATCACCTCTGATAACCATAGAACCTGAAGAAACAATTTGGGAAGCATCAGAAATTATGAAAGAAAAATTAATTCACAAACTACCAGTTATGGAAAAAGAACGAATTGTAGGAATTATAACAACATCAGACATTGTTAGAATTTCCAGTGTTGGTTCTGATTCTCAAATGCGTAAAATATGTGATCAGATTCTTATGAGAATGAAAGATGATTAA
- a CDS encoding HPF/RaiA family ribosome-associated protein encodes MTEKIPLYVIGLSKDEPATEVLYSKFGAALEKVQPVLPDIIEAKIDVKSQNPEGSRTHYDVTATIKTSKNQLIYTESDWDILKICDLLIKKLEREMPKHDDKRQRDSIRKREP; translated from the coding sequence ATGACTGAAAAAATTCCCTTATACGTAATTGGATTGTCTAAAGATGAACCTGCTACTGAAGTTCTGTATTCCAAGTTTGGTGCTGCCCTAGAGAAAGTTCAACCTGTATTGCCTGACATTATTGAGGCCAAAATTGATGTAAAATCTCAGAATCCTGAGGGCTCTCGAACTCATTATGATGTTACTGCAACAATAAAAACATCCAAAAATCAATTAATCTATACTGAATCTGATTGGGATATTCTAAAAATTTGCGATCTACTAATTAAAAAATTAGAAAGAGAAATGCCAAAACATGATGATAAACGTCAAAGAGATAGTATTCGTAAAAGAGAGCCATAG
- a CDS encoding cysteine synthase family protein, translating into MTTVTDTDVLNRVGNTPLVKLNSLSHDNVNYFAKLEGHNPFGSVKDRAAYWMIKDGEEKGILTKGKSIIIEPTSGNTGIALTGIANLLGYKVEIVIPEKASNETKDIIRNLGAKVFETSDDLCPKVGAGTDQSIALATSIASSRPDTYYSPNQYANEANFKGHYIGTGPEIWRQTEGKVTHFFTGVGTGGTITGIGTFLKEKNPNVKIIGCQPQQNHLIQGWRNFEESAKPDLFLKRENVVDDWISVDNEEAFSVVKDVFEKDQLLISPSSAAVYACMKKYPVEGDACVVGIFADDGRKFKSVYAKQNVMSEEHFENCLKDAKHLSELAY; encoded by the coding sequence ATGACTACTGTAACTGACACAGATGTTTTGAATCGTGTAGGTAACACTCCTCTTGTAAAATTAAATTCTCTTTCACATGATAATGTGAATTATTTTGCAAAACTAGAAGGACACAATCCATTTGGTTCTGTAAAAGATAGAGCTGCATATTGGATGATAAAAGATGGAGAAGAAAAAGGAATTCTTACAAAAGGTAAGAGCATTATCATCGAACCTACTTCTGGAAACACTGGAATCGCTTTAACTGGAATTGCAAATTTGTTGGGATATAAAGTTGAGATAGTTATTCCTGAAAAGGCAAGTAATGAAACTAAAGATATTATTCGAAATTTAGGTGCCAAAGTCTTTGAAACGAGTGATGATTTGTGTCCAAAAGTTGGTGCAGGAACTGATCAAAGTATTGCCCTTGCAACATCTATTGCATCTTCGAGACCTGATACCTATTACTCTCCTAATCAATATGCTAATGAGGCAAATTTCAAGGGTCATTACATTGGAACTGGACCTGAAATTTGGAGACAAACTGAAGGTAAAGTAACTCACTTCTTCACTGGCGTGGGTACTGGCGGAACAATTACTGGCATTGGCACATTTCTTAAAGAAAAAAATCCTAACGTGAAAATCATTGGATGCCAACCACAACAAAACCATCTCATTCAGGGATGGAGAAATTTTGAAGAATCTGCAAAACCTGATTTATTTTTGAAACGAGAGAATGTGGTTGATGATTGGATATCTGTTGATAACGAAGAAGCATTTTCTGTTGTAAAGGATGTTTTTGAAAAAGATCAACTCTTGATCAGTCCTTCTTCTGCTGCAGTTTATGCTTGTATGAAAAAATATCCTGTTGAAGGGGATGCATGTGTTGTTGGAATTTTTGCTGATGATGGACGAAAATTCAAGAGTGTATATGCTAAACAAAACGTAATGTCTGAAGAACATTTTGAAAACTGCCTTAAAGATGCAAAACATCTATCTGAATTGGCATACTAA
- a CDS encoding universal stress protein codes for MTNNFKTILVPLDGSKYSKKALQRASEITHAFNSKIILLYVAEKSSINLLDRKEYLTMLRKFGKKTLDDANKTLSKKGISAKSLLKEGNIVSEIEKIVKSEKCDLIIVGNKGLGAVTRFLLGSVSNKLAQHSNCSILIVK; via the coding sequence ATGACTAACAATTTTAAAACAATTCTTGTTCCCCTTGATGGTTCAAAATATTCTAAAAAAGCATTACAACGTGCAAGCGAAATTACTCATGCATTTAACTCTAAGATCATTTTACTTTATGTTGCAGAAAAATCATCAATCAATTTACTAGATCGTAAAGAGTACCTAACAATGCTTAGAAAATTTGGAAAAAAAACTCTTGATGATGCGAACAAAACACTTTCAAAAAAAGGAATTTCTGCAAAATCTCTTCTTAAAGAAGGAAATATTGTCTCTGAAATTGAAAAAATTGTAAAATCTGAAAAATGTGATTTGATAATTGTTGGTAATAAGGGCCTTGGAGCCGTTACAAGATTTTTGTTAGGTAGTGTTTCTAACAAACTTGCTCAACATTCAAACTGTTCTATATTGATTGTAAAGTAA
- a CDS encoding PHP domain-containing protein: MPINAELHCHNSFSNFHVGDDEPPYDCDISIRDQLERSYHLGLDAIFVTNHNTLDGYRQLLEYKNNHSKFKNIDVFPAEEITTDTGAHVLAYGIHDAISPGLSLEEVIDEVQKQGGVSSAPHPFSLLDALRDGAKKCDMIEVFNSNNVDILSNARATEFALDNNMIQVAGSDSHVLSTLGRCVNVIDSENNLDDILSAMKHGKIEISQTGYAHQTETLDHLRYKINNSKEYLIDYISEHYPNAKWLLTLLLRIYDSNQNSHMWSLFYKIAIYLMKRISQKINFQNQDPSFMKDRNLTTMFKMAL, encoded by the coding sequence ATGCCAATAAATGCTGAATTACATTGTCATAACTCTTTTTCAAATTTTCATGTAGGTGATGATGAACCTCCATATGATTGCGATATTTCTATACGAGATCAACTTGAGCGATCATATCATTTAGGATTAGATGCAATTTTTGTTACCAATCACAACACATTAGATGGCTATCGCCAATTATTGGAATACAAAAATAATCACTCAAAATTCAAAAACATTGATGTTTTTCCTGCTGAAGAAATCACTACTGATACCGGTGCACATGTTTTAGCTTATGGAATTCATGATGCGATATCTCCTGGTCTCTCTCTTGAGGAAGTCATAGATGAAGTTCAAAAACAAGGTGGTGTCTCATCTGCTCCTCACCCCTTTAGTTTACTTGATGCGTTACGTGATGGTGCTAAAAAATGTGATATGATTGAGGTCTTTAACAGCAATAATGTAGATATTTTATCTAATGCCCGTGCAACTGAATTTGCTTTAGATAATAACATGATTCAAGTTGCAGGTAGTGATTCTCATGTTTTGTCTACACTTGGACGATGTGTTAATGTGATTGACTCTGAAAATAATCTTGATGATATTTTATCTGCCATGAAACATGGGAAAATAGAAATCTCTCAAACAGGCTATGCTCATCAAACTGAAACTCTTGATCATTTACGATACAAAATTAATAATTCAAAAGAATACTTGATTGATTATATTTCTGAACATTATCCAAATGCAAAATGGCTTTTGACATTATTACTGAGAATTTATGATTCAAATCAAAATAGCCATATGTGGTCACTTTTTTACAAAATTGCAATTTATTTAATGAAGAGAATTTCACAAAAAATCAATTTCCAGAATCAAGATCCTAGTTTTATGAAAGATAGGAATCTTACAACTATGTTTAAAATGGCATTATGA
- the cofE gene encoding coenzyme F420-0:L-glutamate ligase, which translates to MEIIPVHIEKEIEPSDDISELITSSNQLQDGDILVIAQKIISKQEGRMIDLSTVKPSLLSEGISSQYQKDPRIIELILSESKRIIRMKNGILIVETNDGAICANAGIDESNVKEGYATLLPLNSDISAKTIREKIFGLTKKDVAVIISDTFGRPFRMGQTNCAIGISGLSPITDYEGTRDTFGKTLRVTAIAIADELSAASELVMGKTLKTPVAIIRNYSFQKGEHEINELIRPEDEDLFR; encoded by the coding sequence TTGGAAATTATACCTGTTCATATCGAAAAAGAGATTGAACCTTCAGATGATATTTCGGAATTAATTACTTCTTCAAATCAACTTCAGGATGGCGATATCTTGGTTATTGCTCAAAAAATAATTTCAAAACAAGAAGGACGCATGATTGATTTATCCACCGTAAAGCCCTCATTACTTTCTGAAGGAATTAGTTCCCAATACCAAAAAGATCCTAGGATCATTGAATTAATCTTATCTGAATCAAAACGAATCATCCGTATGAAGAATGGAATTTTGATTGTTGAAACAAACGATGGTGCAATTTGTGCTAATGCTGGTATTGATGAAAGTAATGTAAAAGAAGGGTATGCAACATTATTGCCTCTGAATTCCGATATATCTGCTAAAACCATACGTGAAAAAATTTTTGGACTTACAAAAAAAGATGTTGCTGTTATAATATCTGATACTTTTGGTCGTCCATTTAGAATGGGACAAACAAATTGTGCTATAGGTATTTCTGGATTGTCTCCAATAACTGACTATGAGGGAACTCGAGATACATTCGGAAAAACTTTGCGAGTTACGGCAATTGCAATTGCAGATGAACTTTCTGCTGCATCTGAATTAGTTATGGGTAAAACATTGAAAACACCTGTAGCAATAATTCGTAATTATTCCTTTCAGAAAGGTGAACATGAAATTAATGAATTAATTCGTCCTGAGGATGAAGATCTTTTTAGATAA